The Punica granatum isolate Tunisia-2019 chromosome 4, ASM765513v2, whole genome shotgun sequence genome has a window encoding:
- the LOC116202939 gene encoding glutamate receptor 2.9-like produces the protein MPGLIQMGSDKAEQIRCMANIVRSFNRHRGSIIYEEDTYDDSYSFSLYLSKELLEVMSEMEDQVVLPPYSSLSDPESVVKQKLRMFKGKLSPVFIILDLSLPMARHLLKEAKQMGYFRGDSIWVLSESVLNLLNSVHSNVTFSMKGAIGVVTDLPRKNKEYLDFIHKFHRKLNHEARDSMPGIHVLRAYDSITMVTKAMDGASSSAEITSKLLMKRMLQSKFDGLSGQVAFIEGRILNPRKPKLVSISDGTKLLYEELNIWSPQNALSAANTAVQELKHGIEESKVGEATCSVSDVHLSGPMKIGVPRHTPFDKFVKEEVDDSTGKIRYIGFCIEVFERLLFLLKSTSAQTFDDYHFVSHNGSYDDLVQEVRNKTYNAAVGDITILANRSKDVDFTQPFIESGLSMIVVAEVNEKKMWIFLKPFTPVMWMASGGILIITMLTVWSLEHPSNPEFRGPWTDQLSTALWFTFSSIFFAHRERIYGNLTRIVLGVWFFMALILTQSYTASLTSMLTVHKLKQNEITMERLRQNNAKVGCDNSTFVCNFLERVHNFKPNAIVGITNYTDFHEQLNKGSIKAMFVEYPYERAFFSRYCSSGFLVTHQSYRFGGFGFAFEKGSPWTAKFSEAILELSESGDLKKMGDEWFREECPTVNGTASASSDSETQSLRLRSFWALHVFSLGTSALCLLLSCFCSRRNGDKYRANNAVEQLNRARQHEGGDHEMDELHSHRR, from the exons ATGCCTGGACTAATTCAGATGGGTAGTGACAAGGCTGAACAGATCAGATGCATGGCGAATATCGTCCGGTCCTTTAATAGGCACCGGGGGTCGATAATTTATGAAGAGGACACGTACGATGACAGTTATTCATTTTCACTCTATCTGTCGAAGGAGCTCCTTGAAGTCATGTCTGAGATGGAAGACCAAGTTGTGCTTCCGCCATATTCTTCACTATCCGATCCGGAATCGGTggtgaaacaaaaattaagGATGTTCAAAGGAAAATTGTCCCCAGTTTTTATCATTCTTGATTTGTCGTTGCCAATGGCGCGTCATTTGCTCAAGGAAGCAAAGCAGATGGGATATTTCAGGGGAGACTCAATTTGGGTTCTCTCAGAATCAGTGTTGAACCTCTTAAATTCAGTCCATTCAAATGTCACCTTCTCCATGAAGGGTGCAATTGGAGTAGTGACAGACCTCCCCAGGAAGAACAAAGAGTACTTGGATTTCATTCACAAGTTCCATCGCAAATTAAATCACGAGGCTCGTGATTCTATGCCGGGAATTCATGTCCTCCGAGCATATGACTCCATTACAATGGTAACCAAAGCCATGGACGGAGCATCCAGTAGTGCCGAAATCACTTCAAAACTTCTCATGAAAAGAATGTTGCAGAGCAAATTCGACGGCCTGAGCGGGCAAGTCGCATTTATAGAGGGCCGGATATTGAACCCTAGAAAACCGAAATTAGTAAGCATCAGCGACGGGACGAAATTATTATATGAAGAGCTCAACATATGGTCGCCTCAGAATGCGTTATCCGCTGCTAATACTGCGGTGCAAGAGCTAAAACATGGCATCGAGGAGTCTAAAGTAGGGGAGGCAACATGCTCTGTCAGTGATGTTCATCTCTCTGGTCCGATGAAGATTGGGGTGCCACGCCATACACCCTTTGATAAGTTCGTGAAGGAGGAGGTCGATGATTCAACTGGGAAGATACGGTATATCGGTTTTTGCATTGAAGTGTTTGAGaggcttctttttcttttgaaaagcACCTCAGCCCAAACCTTTGACGACTACCATTTTGTTTCTCATAATGGATCGTACGATGATCTGGTTCAGGAAGTCCGTAACAAG ACTTATAACGCGGCAGTCGGCGACATAACTATCCTAGCCAATCGCTCAAAGGATGTCGATTTCACGCAACCATTCATTGAGTCGGGGCTGTCGATGATTGTGGTGGCAGAAGTCAACGAGAAGAAGATGTGGATCTTTCTGAAACCTTTCACCCCAGTCATGTGGATGGCTTCTGGTGGGATACTGATCATCACAATGTTAACAGTTTGGTCCCTTGAGCACCCTTCAAACCCGGAGTTCCGAGGCCCGTGGACTGATCAGCTTTCTACTGCACTCTGGTTCACTTTCTCATCCATCTTCTTTGCCCACC GGGAGAGAATATACGGAAACTTGACCCGAATAGTCCTTGGGGTCTGGTTCTTCATGGCACTTATCCTAACCCAGAGCTACACGGCCAGCCTGACCTCAATGCTGACAGTCCACAAGTTGAAGCAGAACGAAATCACAATGGAGCGGCTGAGGCAGAACAACGCGAAGGTGGGCTGCGACAACTCGACCTTTGTTTGCAATTTCTTGGAGAGAGTCCATAACTTCAAACCGAACGCCATTGTGGGGATTACGAATTACACTGACTTCCATGAGCAATTGAACAAGGGGAGCATTAAGGCCATGTTTGTGGAGTACCCTTACGAGAGGGCTTTCTTCAGCCGCTACTGCAGCAGCGGCTTCTTGGTCACACATCAGTCCTACAGATTTGGAGGATTTGGCTTT GCATTCGAGAAAGGCTCTCCATGGACTGCAAAGTTCTCCGAGGCAATCTTGGAACTCTCAGAGAGCGGAGATCTCAAAAAGATGGGAGACGAGTGGTTCCGCGAGGAATGCCCCACGGTGAATGGCACGGCATCAGCATCTTCAGACTCCGAGACACAGAGCTTACGACTCAGGAGCTTTTGGGCTCTCCATGTCTTCTCCCTAGGCACTTCCGCGCTTTGTTTGCTGCTCTCCTGTTTCTGCTCGCGAAGGAATGGCGACAAATACCGTGCAAATAATGCTGTTGAACAGCTAAACAGGGCTCGGCAACACGAGGGCGGGGACCACGAGATGGATGAACTTCACAGCCACAGAAGATGA